One genomic region from Gopherus flavomarginatus isolate rGopFla2 chromosome 20, rGopFla2.mat.asm, whole genome shotgun sequence encodes:
- the PPOX gene encoding protoporphyrinogen oxidase isoform X2, producing the protein MQRTVAVVGGGISGLTACYHLARSPNAPKIILLEGSGRLGGWLHSTRTEDGAIFEHGPRGIRPAGTVGRNTLLMVSELGLDADVLPVPGDHPASKNRYLYVSRALHRLPSGIGGVLRTVPPFTRPLLWSGLRELAAPRGTQPDETIHSFVSRRFGKELADIAIDSLCRGVFAGDCRALSVRSCFPALFEAEQRRRSVILGMALGGGKGPALDSVLSRRACNERWSQWSLRGGMETLPEALQDFLRQRGVEMHCHARLRRLERTAAECWQITLEDGSVRADHVISAIPARGVRAPGALVRRQLPAGHCLRLGRLPGAEWQLWPFRPAHGDAGRCVVRTGLWGPRHGATGRAAEPCQGGSEGTPGHCGRALPHNRQGAQGLHPPVHARPLAEDRDHEPLPGAGRITAEPDRGLLPGCVCERLYLQCQDGSHPAPGPGLLICHLAPTS; encoded by the exons ATGCAGAGGACGGTGGCAGTTGTTGGTGGTGGGATCAGTGGCCTCACCGCCTGCTACCACCTGGCCAGGAGCCCCAATGCTCCCAAG atAATCCTGCTGGAGGGTAGCGGCCGCCTGGGGGGCTGGCTCCATTCCACTCGAACTGAGGACGGGGCCATATTTGAGCATGGCCCCAGGGGGATCCGACCTGCTGGGACGGTGGGGAGGAACACTCTGCTCATG GTCTCTGAACTTGGCCTGGATGCAGATGTGCTTCCGGTGCCCGGCGACCACCCAGCTTCCAAGAATCGTTACCTCTATGTGAGCAGGGCGCTGCACAGGCTGCCATCCGGCATTGG CGGTGTTCTGCGGACAGTGCCGCCCTTCACCAGACCCCTACTCTGGAGTGGGCTGCGTGAGCTGGCAGCCCCCCGGGGCACCCAGCCGGATGAGACCATCCACAGCTTTGTGAGCCGCCGCTTCGGAAAGGAG CTGGCAGACATCGCCATTGACAGCCTGTGCCGGGGGGTGTTTGCTGGAGACTGCCGGGCCCTGAGCGTGCGCTCCTGCTTCCCCGCGCTGTTTGAGGCTGAGCAGAGGCGACGCTCCGTCATCCTGGGGATGGCCCTGGGTGGAG GGAAGGGCCCCGCCCTGGACTCGGTGCTGAGCCGTAGGGCCTGCAATGAGCGCTGGAGCCAGTGGTCGCTGCGTGGTGGCATGGAGACACTGCCCGAGGCCCTGCAGGACTTTCTGAGACAGCGTGGGGTGGAAATGCACTGCCATGCCCGGCTGCGGCGCCTGGAGAGAACGGCAGCTGAGTGCTGGCAG ATCACCCTGGAGGATGGCAGCGTGAGAGCAGACCATGTGATCAGTGCCATCCCAGCCAGAG GGGTTCGGGCACCTGGTGCCCTCGTTCGAAGACAGCTCCCTGCTGGGCATTGTCTACGACTCGGTCGCCTTCCCGGAGCAGAATGGCAGCTGTGGCCCTTCCGTCCGGCTCACG GTGATGCTGGGAGGTGCGTGGTTCGAACAGGGCTTTGGGGACCCAGACACGGTGCCACAGGCCGTGCTGCTGAGCCGTGCCAAGGAGGCAGTGAGGGCACACCTGGGCATTGTGGCCGAGCCCTCCCGCACAATCGTCAAGGTGCTCAAg GCCTGCATCCCCCAGTACACGCTCGGCCACTGGCAGAGGACAG AGACCATGAGCCGTTACCTGGAGCAGGAAGGATTACCGCTGAGCCTGATCGGGGCCTCCTACCAGGGTGTGTCTGTGAACGACTGTATCTACAGTGCCAAGATGGCAGTCACCCAGCTCCTGGACCAGGCCTGCTGATCTGCCACTTGGCGCCCACCTCTTGA
- the PPOX gene encoding protoporphyrinogen oxidase isoform X3 — translation MQRTVAVVGGGISGLTACYHLARSPNAPKVSELGLDADVLPVPGDHPASKNRYLYVSRALHRLPSGIGGVLRTVPPFTRPLLWSGLRELAAPRGTQPDETIHSFVSRRFGKELADIAIDSLCRGVFAGDCRALSVRSCFPALFEAEQRRRSVILGMALGGGKGPALDSVLSRRACNERWSQWSLRGGMETLPEALQDFLRQRGVEMHCHARLRRLERTAAECWQITLEDGSVRADHVISAIPARALAVLLPGWAEPLAQELRSIEAVSVGVVNLQYNGATLPITGFGHLVPSFEDSSLLGIVYDSVAFPEQNGSCGPSVRLTVMLGGAWFEQGFGDPDTVPQAVLLSRAKEAVRAHLGIVAEPSRTIVKVLKACIPQYTLGHWQRTETMSRYLEQEGLPLSLIGASYQGVSVNDCIYSAKMAVTQLLDQAC, via the exons ATGCAGAGGACGGTGGCAGTTGTTGGTGGTGGGATCAGTGGCCTCACCGCCTGCTACCACCTGGCCAGGAGCCCCAATGCTCCCAAG GTCTCTGAACTTGGCCTGGATGCAGATGTGCTTCCGGTGCCCGGCGACCACCCAGCTTCCAAGAATCGTTACCTCTATGTGAGCAGGGCGCTGCACAGGCTGCCATCCGGCATTGG CGGTGTTCTGCGGACAGTGCCGCCCTTCACCAGACCCCTACTCTGGAGTGGGCTGCGTGAGCTGGCAGCCCCCCGGGGCACCCAGCCGGATGAGACCATCCACAGCTTTGTGAGCCGCCGCTTCGGAAAGGAG CTGGCAGACATCGCCATTGACAGCCTGTGCCGGGGGGTGTTTGCTGGAGACTGCCGGGCCCTGAGCGTGCGCTCCTGCTTCCCCGCGCTGTTTGAGGCTGAGCAGAGGCGACGCTCCGTCATCCTGGGGATGGCCCTGGGTGGAG GGAAGGGCCCCGCCCTGGACTCGGTGCTGAGCCGTAGGGCCTGCAATGAGCGCTGGAGCCAGTGGTCGCTGCGTGGTGGCATGGAGACACTGCCCGAGGCCCTGCAGGACTTTCTGAGACAGCGTGGGGTGGAAATGCACTGCCATGCCCGGCTGCGGCGCCTGGAGAGAACGGCAGCTGAGTGCTGGCAG ATCACCCTGGAGGATGGCAGCGTGAGAGCAGACCATGTGATCAGTGCCATCCCAGCCAGAG ctctggcagtgctgctccCCGGCTGGGCCGAGCCGCTGGCCCAGGAGCTGCGCAGCATCGAGGCCGTGTCGGTGGGTGTGGTGAACCTGCAGTACAATGGTGCCACGCTGCCCATCACG GGGTTCGGGCACCTGGTGCCCTCGTTCGAAGACAGCTCCCTGCTGGGCATTGTCTACGACTCGGTCGCCTTCCCGGAGCAGAATGGCAGCTGTGGCCCTTCCGTCCGGCTCACG GTGATGCTGGGAGGTGCGTGGTTCGAACAGGGCTTTGGGGACCCAGACACGGTGCCACAGGCCGTGCTGCTGAGCCGTGCCAAGGAGGCAGTGAGGGCACACCTGGGCATTGTGGCCGAGCCCTCCCGCACAATCGTCAAGGTGCTCAAg GCCTGCATCCCCCAGTACACGCTCGGCCACTGGCAGAGGACAG AGACCATGAGCCGTTACCTGGAGCAGGAAGGATTACCGCTGAGCCTGATCGGGGCCTCCTACCAGGGTGTGTCTGTGAACGACTGTATCTACAGTGCCAAGATGGCAGTCACCCAGCTCCTGGACCAGGCCTGCTGA
- the B4GALT3 gene encoding beta-1,4-galactosyltransferase 3 isoform X1, whose product MIRRLLDRPCTLALLIGFQFAFMVYFSFGGFRNLTSIFGRDSNPVFDYSRTRDVYTNLSHLLPRLPPGGSPTRSLPYCPEHSPYLIGPLTVSFSPVPTLKQIMEKNPAVREGGRYRPVTCEPRSRTAVIIPHRNRETHLRHLLYYLHPFLQRQQLQYGIYVIHQAGNSTFNRAKLLNVGVKEALRDEEWDCLFLHDVDLIPENDHNLYTCDPWSPKHVSIAMNKFGYRVRLAGMKISRPPISVGHYKMVKHKGDQGNEENPHRFDLLIRTQRMWTQDGMNSLTYTLLAKELHPLYTNITADIGTDPRALKGRKGSVPGFGGQKYKTGTNHEFRQEMLRKTHPAKLPWAMAKGGEQPPPLPQKSGQDAGRGAPTAPGTQSEGPGAAAGQLGGREGAAWDSTQRKAQRGAVDSSGLQRGAAQGTQPSAGIPPRSPDALQHSQEPSSKGQPESGAMDLGGAENAGGSAPQALARGQPPEAPQTQWDNQTFPPRTH is encoded by the exons ATGATCCGGAGACTCCTGGACAGGCCCTGCACCTTGGCCCTGCTCATTGGCTTCCAGTTTGCCTTCATGGTGTACTTCTCCTTCGGCGGCTTCCGGAACCTGACCTCCATCTTCGGGCGTGACTCAAACCCCGTCTTCGACTACTCCCGCACCCGGGACGTGTACACCAACCTGAGTCACCTCCTGCCCCGGCTGCCTCCAGGCGGCAGCCCCACCAGGTCCCTGCCCTACTGCCCTGAGCACTCGCCCTACCTCA TTGGCCCCTTGACAGTGAGCTTCAGTCCGGTGCCGACGCTGAAGCAGATCATGGAGAAGAACCCGGcggtgagggaagggggcagataCCGGCCCGTGACCTGCGAGCCCCGCTCCCGTACAGCCGTGATCATCCCCCATCGTAACCGGGAGACACACCTGCGCCACCTGCTCTACTACCTGCACCCCTTTCTGCAGCGCCAGCAGCTGCAGTACGGCATCTATGTCATCCACCAG GCTGGGAACTCCACCTTCAACCGGGCCAAGCTGCTGAACGTGGGAGTGAAGGAGGCTCTGAGGGATGAGGAGTGGGACTGCCTCTTCCTGCATGATGTCGACCTCATCCCTGAGAACGACCACAACCTGTACACCTGCGacccctggagccccaagcaCGTCTCCATTGCCATGAACAAGTTTGGTTACAG GGTGCGTCTGGCTGGCATGAAGATCTCGCGCCCCCCCATATCGGTCGGCCACTACAAGATGGTGAAGCACAAAGGTGACCAGGGCAATGAGGAGAACCCGCACCG GTTTGACCTGCTGATCCGGACACAGAGGATGTGGACACAGGATGGCATGAACTCGCTCACCTACACGCTGCTGGCCAAGGAGCTGCATCCCCTATACACCAACATCACTGCTGACATCGGGACCGACCCCCGGGCGCTGAAGGGCAGGAAGGGGTCTGTGCCCGGCTTTGGGGGGCAGAAGTACAAGACTGGGACCAACCATGAGTTCAGGCAGGAGATGCTGCGCAAAACACATCCTGCCAAGCTACCCTGGGCCATGGCAAAGGGAGGGgagcagcccccacccctgccccagaagTCTGGACAGGATGCTGGCCGGGGAGCGCCCACAGCCCCTGGGACACAGAGCGaggggcctggagctgctgcaggccagctggggggcagggagggggctgcatGGGACAGCACCCAGAGGAAGGCCCAGAGGGGAGCTGTGGACAGCTCGGGGCTTCAGCGTGGAGCTGCTCAGGGCACCCAGCCGAGTGCTGGCATCCCTCCACGGAGCCCTGACGCAttgcagcacagccaggagcCCTCTAGCAAGGGGCAGCCTGAGTCGGGGGCAATGGATTTGGGTGGGGCTGAGAatgcagggggcagtgccccaCAGGCCCTGGCCCGAGGGCAGCCCCCCGAGGCCCCACAGACACAATGGGACAATCAGACCTTCCCACCGAGAACCCACTAA
- the B4GALT3 gene encoding beta-1,4-galactosyltransferase 3 isoform X2, giving the protein MIRRLLDRPCTLALLIGFQFAFMVYFSFGGFRNLTSIFGRDSNPVFDYSRTRDVYTNLSHLLPRLPPGGSPTRSLPYCPEHSPYLIGPLTVSFSPVPTLKQIMEKNPAVREGGRYRPVTCEPRSRTAVIIPHRNRETHLRHLLYYLHPFLQRQQLQYGIYVIHQAGNSTFNRAKLLNVGVKEALRDEEWDCLFLHDVDLIPENDHNLYTCDPWSPKHVSIAMNKFGYSLPYAQYFGGVSALTPNQYLKMNGFPNEYWGWGGEDDDIATRVRLAGMKISRPPISVGHYKMVKHKGDQGNEENPHRFDLLIRTQRMWTQDGMNSLTYTLLAKELHPLYTNITADIGTDPRALKGRKGSVPGFGGQKYKTGTNHEFRQEMLRKTHPAKLPWAMAKGGEQPPPLPQKSGQDAGRGAPTAPGTQSEGPGAAAGQLGGREGAAWDSTQRKAQRGAVDSSGLQRGAAQGTQPSAGIPPRSPDALQHSQEPSSKGQPESGAMDLGGAENAGGSAPQALARGQPPEAPQTQWDNQTFPPRTH; this is encoded by the exons ATGATCCGGAGACTCCTGGACAGGCCCTGCACCTTGGCCCTGCTCATTGGCTTCCAGTTTGCCTTCATGGTGTACTTCTCCTTCGGCGGCTTCCGGAACCTGACCTCCATCTTCGGGCGTGACTCAAACCCCGTCTTCGACTACTCCCGCACCCGGGACGTGTACACCAACCTGAGTCACCTCCTGCCCCGGCTGCCTCCAGGCGGCAGCCCCACCAGGTCCCTGCCCTACTGCCCTGAGCACTCGCCCTACCTCA TTGGCCCCTTGACAGTGAGCTTCAGTCCGGTGCCGACGCTGAAGCAGATCATGGAGAAGAACCCGGcggtgagggaagggggcagataCCGGCCCGTGACCTGCGAGCCCCGCTCCCGTACAGCCGTGATCATCCCCCATCGTAACCGGGAGACACACCTGCGCCACCTGCTCTACTACCTGCACCCCTTTCTGCAGCGCCAGCAGCTGCAGTACGGCATCTATGTCATCCACCAG GCTGGGAACTCCACCTTCAACCGGGCCAAGCTGCTGAACGTGGGAGTGAAGGAGGCTCTGAGGGATGAGGAGTGGGACTGCCTCTTCCTGCATGATGTCGACCTCATCCCTGAGAACGACCACAACCTGTACACCTGCGacccctggagccccaagcaCGTCTCCATTGCCATGAACAAGTTTGGTTACAG cCTCCCGTATGCCCAGTACTTCGGCGGTGTGTCAGCGCTCACCCCAAATCAGTATCTGAAAATGAACGGCTTCCCCAATGAgtactggggctggggtggggaggacgATGACATCGCCACCAG GGTGCGTCTGGCTGGCATGAAGATCTCGCGCCCCCCCATATCGGTCGGCCACTACAAGATGGTGAAGCACAAAGGTGACCAGGGCAATGAGGAGAACCCGCACCG GTTTGACCTGCTGATCCGGACACAGAGGATGTGGACACAGGATGGCATGAACTCGCTCACCTACACGCTGCTGGCCAAGGAGCTGCATCCCCTATACACCAACATCACTGCTGACATCGGGACCGACCCCCGGGCGCTGAAGGGCAGGAAGGGGTCTGTGCCCGGCTTTGGGGGGCAGAAGTACAAGACTGGGACCAACCATGAGTTCAGGCAGGAGATGCTGCGCAAAACACATCCTGCCAAGCTACCCTGGGCCATGGCAAAGGGAGGGgagcagcccccacccctgccccagaagTCTGGACAGGATGCTGGCCGGGGAGCGCCCACAGCCCCTGGGACACAGAGCGaggggcctggagctgctgcaggccagctggggggcagggagggggctgcatGGGACAGCACCCAGAGGAAGGCCCAGAGGGGAGCTGTGGACAGCTCGGGGCTTCAGCGTGGAGCTGCTCAGGGCACCCAGCCGAGTGCTGGCATCCCTCCACGGAGCCCTGACGCAttgcagcacagccaggagcCCTCTAGCAAGGGGCAGCCTGAGTCGGGGGCAATGGATTTGGGTGGGGCTGAGAatgcagggggcagtgccccaCAGGCCCTGGCCCGAGGGCAGCCCCCCGAGGCCCCACAGACACAATGGGACAATCAGACCTTCCCACCGAGAACCCACTAA
- the PPOX gene encoding protoporphyrinogen oxidase isoform X1, which yields MQRTVAVVGGGISGLTACYHLARSPNAPKIILLEGSGRLGGWLHSTRTEDGAIFEHGPRGIRPAGTVGRNTLLMVSELGLDADVLPVPGDHPASKNRYLYVSRALHRLPSGIGGVLRTVPPFTRPLLWSGLRELAAPRGTQPDETIHSFVSRRFGKELADIAIDSLCRGVFAGDCRALSVRSCFPALFEAEQRRRSVILGMALGGGKGPALDSVLSRRACNERWSQWSLRGGMETLPEALQDFLRQRGVEMHCHARLRRLERTAAECWQITLEDGSVRADHVISAIPARALAVLLPGWAEPLAQELRSIEAVSVGVVNLQYNGATLPITGFGHLVPSFEDSSLLGIVYDSVAFPEQNGSCGPSVRLTVMLGGAWFEQGFGDPDTVPQAVLLSRAKEAVRAHLGIVAEPSRTIVKVLKACIPQYTLGHWQRTETMSRYLEQEGLPLSLIGASYQGVSVNDCIYSAKMAVTQLLDQAC from the exons ATGCAGAGGACGGTGGCAGTTGTTGGTGGTGGGATCAGTGGCCTCACCGCCTGCTACCACCTGGCCAGGAGCCCCAATGCTCCCAAG atAATCCTGCTGGAGGGTAGCGGCCGCCTGGGGGGCTGGCTCCATTCCACTCGAACTGAGGACGGGGCCATATTTGAGCATGGCCCCAGGGGGATCCGACCTGCTGGGACGGTGGGGAGGAACACTCTGCTCATG GTCTCTGAACTTGGCCTGGATGCAGATGTGCTTCCGGTGCCCGGCGACCACCCAGCTTCCAAGAATCGTTACCTCTATGTGAGCAGGGCGCTGCACAGGCTGCCATCCGGCATTGG CGGTGTTCTGCGGACAGTGCCGCCCTTCACCAGACCCCTACTCTGGAGTGGGCTGCGTGAGCTGGCAGCCCCCCGGGGCACCCAGCCGGATGAGACCATCCACAGCTTTGTGAGCCGCCGCTTCGGAAAGGAG CTGGCAGACATCGCCATTGACAGCCTGTGCCGGGGGGTGTTTGCTGGAGACTGCCGGGCCCTGAGCGTGCGCTCCTGCTTCCCCGCGCTGTTTGAGGCTGAGCAGAGGCGACGCTCCGTCATCCTGGGGATGGCCCTGGGTGGAG GGAAGGGCCCCGCCCTGGACTCGGTGCTGAGCCGTAGGGCCTGCAATGAGCGCTGGAGCCAGTGGTCGCTGCGTGGTGGCATGGAGACACTGCCCGAGGCCCTGCAGGACTTTCTGAGACAGCGTGGGGTGGAAATGCACTGCCATGCCCGGCTGCGGCGCCTGGAGAGAACGGCAGCTGAGTGCTGGCAG ATCACCCTGGAGGATGGCAGCGTGAGAGCAGACCATGTGATCAGTGCCATCCCAGCCAGAG ctctggcagtgctgctccCCGGCTGGGCCGAGCCGCTGGCCCAGGAGCTGCGCAGCATCGAGGCCGTGTCGGTGGGTGTGGTGAACCTGCAGTACAATGGTGCCACGCTGCCCATCACG GGGTTCGGGCACCTGGTGCCCTCGTTCGAAGACAGCTCCCTGCTGGGCATTGTCTACGACTCGGTCGCCTTCCCGGAGCAGAATGGCAGCTGTGGCCCTTCCGTCCGGCTCACG GTGATGCTGGGAGGTGCGTGGTTCGAACAGGGCTTTGGGGACCCAGACACGGTGCCACAGGCCGTGCTGCTGAGCCGTGCCAAGGAGGCAGTGAGGGCACACCTGGGCATTGTGGCCGAGCCCTCCCGCACAATCGTCAAGGTGCTCAAg GCCTGCATCCCCCAGTACACGCTCGGCCACTGGCAGAGGACAG AGACCATGAGCCGTTACCTGGAGCAGGAAGGATTACCGCTGAGCCTGATCGGGGCCTCCTACCAGGGTGTGTCTGTGAACGACTGTATCTACAGTGCCAAGATGGCAGTCACCCAGCTCCTGGACCAGGCCTGCTGA